Genomic window (Saccharothrix australiensis):
CGAGCTGTGGCGGGAACTGGTGGACCTCGGCGCGCAGGCCGTGATCGTCCCGGCGGCCTGGCCCGCCGCGCGGCGCGAGCACTGGCGGCTGTTCACCTCCGCCCGCGCGGTGGAGAACCAGGTCGTGCTGATCGCCTGCAACGCGGTCGGCGAACAGCACGGCACCGCCCTCGGCGGGAACAGCCGCGTGGTCGACCCGTGGGGAACCGTGCTGGCCGAGGCCGGGACCGACGAGGGGATCACCTGGTGCGACGTCGACCCGAACGTGGTCGGCCGGGTGCGGGCGGAGTTCCCCGTGCTGGCCGACCGCCGCTCCCCCTGGAGGAACGCTTGATCGTGCGACTGCACGTGGCCGGCACCGGCGAGGTGCTGACCGTGGACCCGCGCCGGCTCGTCGTGGCCGGCTACACCGGGCGGGACGAACACGCCGTGGCCGAGCACATCGCCGAACTGGCCGCGATCGGCGTGCCGGAACCGGCGACCGTGCCCGCGTTCTACGACCTCGACCCCGGCCTGCTCACCACCGACCCGGTGGTCGAGGTCGGTGGGCCCGCCACCTCCGGTGAGGTGGAGCCCGTGGTGGTCCGCCACGACGGCCGGTACTTCCTCGGCGTCGGCTCCGACCACACCGACCGCGACCTGGAGCGCACCGACATCGCGGCGGCCAAGGCCGGCTGCCCCAAGCCGATCGGCGGGTCGGTGGCCGAGGTCGACCTGTCCACAGTGGACTGGGATCGGATCGTGGTCGACTCCAGCGTGGACGGTTGGCCCTACCAGCGCGGTCCGCTGTCGGCGCTGCGCCGGCCGGACGAGCTGCTGGCCCGGCTGACCGCCGTGCTCGGCGAGACCACCGGCGACCTGGTGGTGTTCTGCGGCACCCTGCCGCTGCTGTCCGGGCAGTTCGTGTACGGGGCCTACTGGCGCACGCACGTCGAGCTGCCCGGCGGCCCGACCCTGACCCACGCCTACGAGACCAAGCAGAGGAGCGAGTGATGCGCACGGGTGCCGAGTACCTGGCCGCATTGAAGGACGCGCGGCGGATCTACCTGGACGGCGCACCGGTGGAGGACGTGGCGCACCACCCGGCGTTCGCGCCGGTCGCCCGGACGATCGCGGAGCTGTTCGACCTGGCCGCCGACCCGGCGTCCGGCATGACCCGGACCGACCCGGACACCGGCGGCACGGTCAACCGGCTGTTCACCACCCCGCGCAGCCGGGAGGACCTGACCGCGTTCCGCGAGGCCGCCACCACGTGGGCGCGGCACACGCACGGTTGGGTCGGCCGCAGCCCCGACCACGTCGGCGCGTTCGTCTCCGCGTTCGCCGCGCACCCGGAGGCGTTCGCGGGCGGCGACCACGACTTCGCCGCCAACGTGGCCGCGTACCGGCGGCGCGTCGCGGAGGAGAACCTGTACGTCTCCTACGCGATCATCCCGCCCCAGGTCTCCCGCGCCACCACCGCGCACGCCTGGGAAGGCGATTTCGTGCAGGTCGGCGTGGTCGAGGAGCGCGCCGACGGGATCGTGGTGCGCGGCGCGCAGATGCTCGCCACCGGCGGCGCGGTCGCCGACGAGATCTTCGTGTCCTGCATCAAACCCCTCTCGCCGGAGGACACCGACTTCGCCCTCGGGTTCGCCGTGCCCGTCGCCGTGCCGGGCCTGAAGCTGTACTGCCGCCGCCCGTACGCGCCCGCGGCGACCAGCGGCTACGACTACCCGCTGACCACCCGGTACGACGAAACCGACGCGCTGCTGGTGTTCGACGACGTGTTCGTGCCGTGGGAGCGGGTGTTCGTCTACAAGGACGTCGCCGGTCTGCGCCGCCAGTTCTTCGACACCGGGGCGCACGCGCTGGGCAACTGGCAGGCGCAGATCCGGTTCGCCGTGAAGCTCCAGTTCCTGGCCGGCCTGGCGCGCAAGGTCACCGCCGTGAACGGCGTCGACAGGTTCCCCGGCGTGGTGGAGAAACTGGGCGAGCTGGCGAGCCTGGTGTCCCTGGTCGAGTCCGCCGTGCTGGCCGCCGAGTACACCGCCGAACCCGACGCGCAGGGCATGTGGCGGCCCGGCGCCCGCGCCCTGTACGGCGCGATGGGCCTGCAAGCGGAGCTGTACCCGAGGGTGCTGGGCATCCTGCGCGACCTGGTCGGCGGCGGCGTGCTCCAGGTGCCCTCCAGCGTCGCCGACCTGACCAGCGACGAGACCCGCGCCGACATCGACCGGTACGTGCACAGCCCCGGCACGCCCGCCGAGGAGCGGGTGAAGCTGTTCAAGCTGGCCTGGGACGCGATCGGCAGCGAGTTCGCCGGACGCCACCACCAGTACGAGCTGTTCTACGCGGGCGCGCCGTTCGTGGTGAAGGGCTACGCGTTCCGCAACTACGGCTTCGACGGCCCGGTGGCCGCCGTCGACGGCTTCCTGTCCGCCTACGGCCTGGCCGAGGAGAACGCGTGAGCAAGCCCGAATCCGAATTCTTCCCGGTGTCCGACGTGGACTTCACGGTGTGCCCCGGAGACGACCCGAAGATCACCGAACGGGTGCTCGCCCGCGACCCCGAAACCGGTGTGGCGACCCGCATCCTGCGCTACGAGCCGGGCGCGGACTCCACCCCGATGGGCGTGCAGCGGCACGACTTCTGGGAGGAGGTCTACATCCTGGAAGGCTCATTCACCGACCTGACGCTGGGGAAGACGTTCACCGCCGGCATGTACGCCTGCCGCCCGCCGGGCATGCCGCACGGCCCGTGGCGCACCGACGAGGGCGTCGTCACCTTCGAGGTCCGCTACCGCTAGGAGGTCCGCATGGCACCCACGTCCACGGCCGTGGACCCGATGACGATGCGCCGCAGCATGGGCCGGTTCGCCACGGGCGTCGCGGTCGTCACCACCCAGACCCCGGACGGCACCCCGCACGGCATGACCGTCAACTCGCTCACCTCCGTCTCGCTCGACCCTCCGCTGCTGCTGGTGTGCCTGACGACCGGCGCGCGCAGCACCGACGCCGTCACCGGCGCGGGCCGGTTCGCGGTGAGCATCCTCTCCGCCCGGCAGGAGCACCTGGCGCTGCGGTTCGCCCGGCGCGGCGAGGACCACTTCGCCGGCTTGGAGGTCATCCGCGGCCGGCACCGGGTGCCGGTGATCCCGGACGCCTTCGCGCACCTGGAGTGCGACGTGGAACGGCATTTCACCGCCGGTGACCACGTCGTCGTCATCGGGCACGTCCGCCACGTGTGCGAGCGCGACGGGCAACCGCTCGGCTTCCTCGGCGGCCGGTTCGGCGACGTCGTCGACCGGGGCCACGACCCGGCACCCTGGTTCTGCTGACCCGGCCGGCGATCTTCGCTCCCGAAGATGCGCCTCGGCGACTGTTGGCGCAGTCGCCGAGGCGTGCTGGTACCCGCGCTCGCCGATCCCATGACACGGAGCAGACATGGCGACTACCACTACCGAAAATAGCACCGGACGGGGTGGCGGGCGCACCGCCCACACCCAGCTACCGGTCATCGCGGCGTCGAGCCTCGCCGGCACGGCTGTCGAATGGTACGACTTCTTCCTCTACGGCACCGCGTCCGCGCTGGTGTTCAACGAGCTGTTCTTCCCCGCGTCGGACCCGATGGTGGGCACGCTGCTCGCGTTCGCCACCTACGCCGTCGGTTTCCTCGCACGACCCGTCGGCGCGGCCGTGTTCGGCCACTACGGCGACCGCAAGGGCAGGCGGGCGACGCTGATCGCCAGCCTGCTGCTGATGGGCGTCTCCACGTTCCTGATCGCCCTGCTGCCGACCTACGACACGATCGGCGTGGCCGCGCCCGTCCTGCTGGTCGTGTGCCGCCTGGTGCAGGGCTTCGCGCTCGGCGGCGAGTGGGGAGGGGCCGTGCTGCTGGTGTCCGAGCACGGCGACAGCACGCGCCGCGCGTTCTGGGCGTCGTGGCCGAACGTCGGTCCGCCGCTGGGCAACCTGATGGCCGCCGGCGTGCTCGCGCTGCTCGGCGCCGTCATGTCACCGGACGCGTTCCTGTCGTGGGGCTGGCGGATCGCGTTCGGCCTGTCCGCGCTGCTGGTGGTGATCGGCCTGTGGCTGCGGCTCTACG
Coding sequences:
- a CDS encoding DUF2848 family protein; the protein is MRLHVAGTGEVLTVDPRRLVVAGYTGRDEHAVAEHIAELAAIGVPEPATVPAFYDLDPGLLTTDPVVEVGGPATSGEVEPVVVRHDGRYFLGVGSDHTDRDLERTDIAAAKAGCPKPIGGSVAEVDLSTVDWDRIVVDSSVDGWPYQRGPLSALRRPDELLARLTAVLGETTGDLVVFCGTLPLLSGQFVYGAYWRTHVELPGGPTLTHAYETKQRSE
- a CDS encoding 4-hydroxyphenylacetate 3-hydroxylase family protein, with product MRTGAEYLAALKDARRIYLDGAPVEDVAHHPAFAPVARTIAELFDLAADPASGMTRTDPDTGGTVNRLFTTPRSREDLTAFREAATTWARHTHGWVGRSPDHVGAFVSAFAAHPEAFAGGDHDFAANVAAYRRRVAEENLYVSYAIIPPQVSRATTAHAWEGDFVQVGVVEERADGIVVRGAQMLATGGAVADEIFVSCIKPLSPEDTDFALGFAVPVAVPGLKLYCRRPYAPAATSGYDYPLTTRYDETDALLVFDDVFVPWERVFVYKDVAGLRRQFFDTGAHALGNWQAQIRFAVKLQFLAGLARKVTAVNGVDRFPGVVEKLGELASLVSLVESAVLAAEYTAEPDAQGMWRPGARALYGAMGLQAELYPRVLGILRDLVGGGVLQVPSSVADLTSDETRADIDRYVHSPGTPAEERVKLFKLAWDAIGSEFAGRHHQYELFYAGAPFVVKGYAFRNYGFDGPVAAVDGFLSAYGLAEENA
- a CDS encoding cupin domain-containing protein; this encodes MSKPESEFFPVSDVDFTVCPGDDPKITERVLARDPETGVATRILRYEPGADSTPMGVQRHDFWEEVYILEGSFTDLTLGKTFTAGMYACRPPGMPHGPWRTDEGVVTFEVRYR
- a CDS encoding flavin reductase family protein codes for the protein MAPTSTAVDPMTMRRSMGRFATGVAVVTTQTPDGTPHGMTVNSLTSVSLDPPLLLVCLTTGARSTDAVTGAGRFAVSILSARQEHLALRFARRGEDHFAGLEVIRGRHRVPVIPDAFAHLECDVERHFTAGDHVVVIGHVRHVCERDGQPLGFLGGRFGDVVDRGHDPAPWFC